In Gimesia panareensis, the genomic window GGCGAAATGAACAAACTCTCTTCTAAACATCGAAAACTGGCCTACGTTATCGCAATTATCATTCTGTTGATACCTGTGATCTGGCTGGGCATGCCTTCCACCGGCGAAGAAGGTTCGGGGGGGGAACTGGCCCAGTTGCGTGTCAAATATGAGCTGGGGGAAAGCACCCTGGGTGATGTTGACCCCTCCAGTGCCTCAATGAATTTCGTTCTGCTTGGGTTGCGGGGGATTGCCACCAACCTGCTCTGGATGGATGCCAAAGACTACCAGGAACGAAAGCAATGGGCCAAGCTGCGTTCCACTGTCGATTCCATCATTCTGCTTCAGCCACACTATATGAAAGTCTGGGACTTCCAGGGTTGGAATCTGGCCTACAACGTCTCCGCAGAGTGGGATGCGGTTGAAGACCGCTACTTCTGGGTCAAAGAAGGAATCAAGTTCCTGAATGAAGGCGTCAGCCGCAACGAACGCTATCCCGAACTTGACTGGAAAATCGGCAACCTGCACGGTCAGAAAGTCGGTCGCTCCGATGAATGGAAACAGTTCCGCAGATTCTACAAGGTTGACCCCGACACCGATCGTTATGAAGGTGGTCCTGACCCCGAGATCAATCCCGAACGTCTGGACAACTACCAGGTCGCAAAGCAGAAATACCTGATCGCCAATGAAAAAGAACTGAAGCACAAACAACACCTGCAAATGCGGATGCTGTTCCGGGCTGCTCCCTGGCATGCTCAGTTCGATTTCGCCAATGCCATGCAGCGTGAAGGTAAATTCGGCCCAGAGCGCACTGCTGCCTGGGCACAGGGCAAAAAAGAATGGACCACCATCTTTGGTCGCGAAGAGTTTATTACCCCCAAAGGCGCCATTCTGCTTGAGTGGTCGAATAATGAAAAGTCCCTTGAGGAGATGATAGCTCTGGCCAAACGCGATAATGTCACTGTTGAAGACAAGAAGCACTGGGCCAGCCGCTATCAGGACACATCCAACTACCGTTTCTGGCGGACACGTGCCTCATCTGAATCAGAGCAGCAGACGATTGACGCACACGAAGCCATCTATGACGGTGAAGTCGCTTTAACCGAAGGGGACTTTGTGACGGCTGAAAAAGAACTTGAAAAAGGCATGAAACTCTATTCCTCAGTCCTGGAAAAATACCCGAGCCTGATGGCAGAAGACCTGGCCATTGAAGAAGGTCTGAAAGCGGTCTTGCTATGGCGCTATCTCTATGATCTGAAAGGACAGCCGGCTCCTGAAATCCCGTACTACTACCTGAAACAGCTCTGGATGAAAGAACAGGGCCGTATTCCCGGATTGCAGGAAGATCTGCGTCGCGATTTCGGTATTCAGTAATCACGTCTGCGATAAATCGATCCTTTTCCAGAGCCATCCGAGAATTCGGATGGCTCTGTTTTTTCTGGGCGATACAAAATCGACAGATCAGTCTGCACTCTGCTTAAATTGGCTCAAGACTTCATCCGCAGTTAAGGCACGCTTAAAGAACTTGACATCTTTCAGCTTCCCATGAAGGTAATCGTGAGCACCAAAGCCGATCTTGAACGGTTCCGCATTCGATAAATCATACTCAGCCATATCAAAGGCAGTCGAAGTTGCGACCAGCTTGCCATCCACATACAGCTTGAGATGCGACTTTTCTTTCACAGCCACAATCTGCCGCCAGCCTGGTTTCAAAGCCGTATCGTAAGTCACGCTCTTCCCTGCTTCGATCGATTTCACGCGACCTGCCGGTAAGGTTCCGGCAAACAACCGCCCCTGATAAACGGCCATCGACCAGACACGCCGATAGCGGACATCGGGAGTCAGATCGAGCTGCCCCATATTCTTCCAGTCCACGCCTCCGTTGTAACGGTAGACTTCGGCCAAAGGTAAGGAACCGGCATACATGGCCCCGTTATAGACGACCAGAGGCATACTTTCTTTCTCTGCTCCCAGTCGCCCCGCCAGCACCCAGCGTTTCTCTCCTGCATAGCGGTAGACCTCGGCATGCGGCCATTCGCTGACATACAGATTCCCTTCATAAACAGTAAAACCATAGGTCTGAGTCGCTTCTCCTACCTTTCCGGCATGCGACCACTGCTGGCCGTCATACCGGTAAACGGCTCCTTCGTCATATCCGGTGGCATACAGGTCCCCATTATAGACAGCCAGGGACTCCACCCGCTTCCCTTCAGGAACGCCACAGGAGGTCCATGTCGTTCCGCCATCATATCGATAGAATGCAGCCGGTGCATACATGGATGAGGCATACAGCTTTCCCCGGTAGACCACCATGCCGTTGATCGCTTCGACGCCCGGCAGATTGCCGCAATATTCCCACTTTCCCTCTCCCAGGTAACGATAGACATTCCCCCCCAGGTGGGGATTTTCCGATTCTGACAGCGAGGATCCCTTCAGCCGATACTTGCCCGTGCCCGCATAGAGATTCCCCTGGTAGACTGCCAGAGAAGTCACGGCATTGCACAAATCCGGCGTACCGCAGTCAATCCAGTCCTGACCAGCGACATATTGATAAACATGACCGGCCGCTTCCCTGCCCGGTACACACGTGCCTGCAAACAGTTTGCCATCGTGAACGGCCATGCTGTAAATCAGAATCGCGTTTCCAAGTTGCCCATGATCAGTCCACTTCGCATCGACTCGGCCATTGTCGATACCGAACTGCAGGTTTCGCCAGTTCGACTGGCTGCTGGTCACCCCGGCATGATTTTTGATGCTCAGCTGAAAGCCGCGCCTCGTTTTACGGTCATACTTGCTGCATAAGGTACCGATCACATCACCCAGGTCCGCACTGGTATTGACTGTCATTGAAATCGAAAAGTCTCCTGTCCCCAGAGACAGCGACCTGGAATCTGGAACTTCAATATAAGCAGTGCCACCATCGAAGTCAGCAGGCTGGCCCGCTTTCAATTTGACACCGTGATTGATCCCATGATTCTGAAAGGAACTCTGATCCCGCGCGCTTCCGTTGAGCCGCCAGTTACCAACCAGCGTCTCTTCTGCCTGAGCCAACAGCGGATCTCTGCAGATCAACACACAAACCAGGATCAACAGCCAGTACATCTTGTCTTTCATCATCGGTCAGTTCCTATCTGTTCAAAGCCAGAACTCATGGTCACACACCCATTATTAACAATGCTTACAAAATAGCAGAACAAAATTTTTTCCTAAGATCAATCCACATAGATAAATTCGTTGGAATTCAGCACAGCCAGACAAAGATCAGTCAGTGCAGCCCCGGCATAAGGATCCTGCATTTTCGTTTTCCCCAGGGGCAACAATAACTGGTCTGCAGACCGCTGCTCCTTCCGGAGCATGTCCCGCTGAGATTTCAGGAAGGTCACCAGTTCTTCCAACTCGTCAGCAGCAGGATTTCGTCCCAGGGTACGTCGGATCAGTAATACCACCTGCGCCCCGGGGTCTGCTCCTGCCTGATCCCGGATCAAGCCCGCCAGCTCATGTGCAGACTTCAGAGAACTCTCTGAATTCAACATTAGCAGCGCCTGCGGAGCAGTCGTCGAGTTTCCCCGCCGCGGACAGCTGTTATTCGCATCAGGCCGGTCAAAGGCATCGAACAACGGATAGCGCAGGTTTCGTCGCGCGAAGACATAAATACTCCGTCGGTAATGATCCTCTACGCGGGGACTGGTCTTCCACTGATTTTTGAGTAGTGTCTCACGTAACTCTCGAGGGAGTGGCGGCATCACTCCCCTGCCCCCGGTTTTGGCAGAGAGTTTGCCGCTGATGGCCAGCATCGTATCCCGAATCACCTCGGCATCCAGACGCTGACGGGGAAACCGCGAGAGCAGCTCCGCAGAAGGATCTTTTTCCAGGGCCAGTTGCCAGTCACTGATCGTTTCCGGAGAAAGATTGACCGGCCTGCTGGTCTGCTGATAAACTCGCGAGGTCAAAATCAATCGATGCAGCGATTTCATCTTCCAGCCGGACTCCATAAATTCGGATGCCAGCCAGTCCAGCAGTTCGGGATGTGAAGGCTGTTCCCCCATCAGTCCAAAATCGCTGGGGGAAGCACACAATCCGCGTCCGAAGTGATGCTGCCAGATCCGATTCACG contains:
- a CDS encoding LamG-like jellyroll fold domain-containing protein, encoding MMKDKMYWLLILVCVLICRDPLLAQAEETLVGNWRLNGSARDQSSFQNHGINHGVKLKAGQPADFDGGTAYIEVPDSRSLSLGTGDFSISMTVNTSADLGDVIGTLCSKYDRKTRRGFQLSIKNHAGVTSSQSNWRNLQFGIDNGRVDAKWTDHGQLGNAILIYSMAVHDGKLFAGTCVPGREAAGHVYQYVAGQDWIDCGTPDLCNAVTSLAVYQGNLYAGTGKYRLKGSSLSESENPHLGGNVYRYLGEGKWEYCGNLPGVEAINGMVVYRGKLYASSMYAPAAFYRYDGGTTWTSCGVPEGKRVESLAVYNGDLYATGYDEGAVYRYDGQQWSHAGKVGEATQTYGFTVYEGNLYVSEWPHAEVYRYAGEKRWVLAGRLGAEKESMPLVVYNGAMYAGSLPLAEVYRYNGGVDWKNMGQLDLTPDVRYRRVWSMAVYQGRLFAGTLPAGRVKSIEAGKSVTYDTALKPGWRQIVAVKEKSHLKLYVDGKLVATSTAFDMAEYDLSNAEPFKIGFGAHDYLHGKLKDVKFFKRALTADEVLSQFKQSAD